The following proteins are encoded in a genomic region of Nitrososphaerales archaeon:
- the tfb gene encoding transcription initiation factor IIB (stabilizes TBP binding to an archaeal box-A promoter; responsible for recruiting RNA polymerase II to the pre-initiation complex), with the protein MVEDSTSGELSCSNCGFVVSAKSIDLGPEWRSFADDAENKARTGAPTSITRRDMGLSTVVGRSNRDASGRALASPMRTTIDRLRKWDNRSPAMGSMERNLGLAMTELEKIGDKLVVSQAVKEKAAYIYRKALEHGLLRGRSINGIAAASLYAAFRDTETPRTIKDIAAVSNLNKKDIARDYRILLHEMNLSMPVADAAKNVTRIASRVGMSEKTIRKAIEIVRMTEQREISAGKAPMGLAASSLYLAGVLEGDVKTQKEIADAAGVTEVTVRNRYKGLRADLGAELGLEEAPPKIVAR; encoded by the coding sequence TTGGTTGAGGATTCTACCAGCGGCGAGCTCTCTTGCAGCAACTGCGGTTTCGTCGTCAGCGCAAAGTCGATTGACCTCGGCCCGGAGTGGAGGTCCTTCGCCGACGACGCAGAGAACAAGGCCAGGACCGGCGCCCCGACGTCGATAACGCGACGGGACATGGGGCTCTCCACGGTCGTGGGCAGGTCTAACAGAGACGCCTCGGGCAGGGCGTTAGCGTCTCCTATGCGGACCACCATCGACAGGCTCCGCAAGTGGGACAACCGCTCCCCCGCGATGGGCTCCATGGAGCGGAACCTCGGGCTGGCCATGACCGAGCTCGAGAAGATCGGCGACAAGCTTGTCGTGTCCCAGGCCGTCAAGGAGAAGGCCGCGTACATCTACAGGAAGGCGCTTGAACACGGGTTGCTGAGAGGACGCTCGATAAACGGCATCGCCGCAGCCTCGCTCTACGCCGCATTCAGGGACACGGAGACGCCCCGGACGATCAAGGATATAGCGGCTGTGAGCAACCTGAACAAGAAGGACATCGCCAGGGACTACAGGATACTGCTCCATGAGATGAACCTGAGCATGCCTGTCGCAGACGCGGCGAAGAACGTCACCAGGATTGCCTCAAGGGTCGGGATGTCAGAGAAGACAATCAGAAAGGCGATAGAGATTGTCAGGATGACCGAGCAGAGGGAGATCTCCGCGGGCAAGGCGCCGATGGGCCTTGCAGCGAGCTCACTCTACCTTGCGGGCGTGCTCGAAGGCGACGTGAAGACCCAGAAGGAAATCGCAGACGCGGCCGGCGTAACCGAGGTCACGGTCAGGAACAGGTACAAGGGACTGAGGGCAGACCTCGGAGCAGAGCTGGGTCTCGAAGAGGCTCCGCCGAAGATCGTAGCGCGCTAG
- a CDS encoding NUDIX hydrolase yields the protein MSERLFTRFSKTTTPPRIDEIPDGGFCLSSFVILTKTSRPNEILLGKLNVDGPWERIGGLDRERAERNRSGWILPASQLLYGESPQNAAERILDEQLGITDQKLEGPWVFSEVYGPKNHWDLEFLFSGERAEVRSHAAWKELRFVDTTNLRREDFARSHEDILAHLGKWRG from the coding sequence TTGTCAGAAAGACTGTTCACAAGATTTTCGAAGACTACCACCCCACCGAGAATCGACGAGATACCCGACGGGGGATTCTGCCTCTCCTCCTTCGTAATTCTCACCAAGACCAGCAGGCCGAACGAGATCCTCCTCGGAAAGCTGAACGTCGACGGGCCGTGGGAGCGGATTGGCGGCCTCGACAGGGAAAGAGCTGAACGCAACAGAAGCGGCTGGATTCTCCCGGCGTCACAGCTGCTGTACGGCGAGTCTCCGCAGAACGCGGCAGAGAGAATTCTCGACGAGCAGCTGGGCATCACAGACCAGAAACTCGAGGGGCCATGGGTCTTCTCCGAGGTTTACGGGCCAAAGAACCACTGGGACTTGGAGTTCCTGTTTTCGGGTGAAAGAGCGGAGGTGAGGTCCCACGCCGCGTGGAAAGAGCTGAGGTTCGTGGACACCACGAATCTGCGCAGGGAGGATTTCGCCCGGTCGCACGAAGACATCCTCGCCCACCTAGGGAAGTGGAGGGGCTAG
- a CDS encoding nicotinate phosphoribosyltransferase — translation MRHIDLDDRLFWLAQEKEIKSGETTDEYFLHTKEVLGRNRIDSRVVMEVYARDVPYQQNWGVVSGVYEAAKLLEGLPVNVWAFDEGSVFLADTSTALYEPLMVIEGRYSDFTEYETPLLGLLASSTSVSTRAARFRMAAGNKLLLSFGTRRVHPALVALVERACYLAGFDGVSNVLGAKLLKITPSGTMPHALIQILGDQERAWRLFDRTIARSVPRVALVDTFWDEKAESIKAFEVLGSRLWGVRLDTPASRRGDFRKIIEEVRWELDIRGGKKVKLIASGRLDEDSVRQLRDLVDGFGVGTAVAYPPVIDLSAKIVEVVGRGRREFRAKRGGLGGRKAVYRSNGFKDSVALEGSPKPRGSSALLKPLLEDGKIVRRYEGIEGIRSRLAGSLRGLESSQPSLTWR, via the coding sequence ATGCGCCACATCGACCTCGACGACAGACTCTTCTGGCTGGCCCAGGAGAAAGAAATCAAGAGCGGCGAGACGACGGACGAGTACTTCCTCCACACGAAGGAGGTCCTGGGCAGGAATCGCATCGACTCCAGGGTTGTCATGGAGGTCTACGCCAGGGACGTCCCATACCAGCAGAACTGGGGAGTCGTGAGCGGCGTCTACGAGGCTGCGAAGCTACTCGAGGGGCTGCCCGTCAACGTCTGGGCGTTCGACGAGGGGTCTGTCTTCCTTGCCGACACATCGACTGCTCTCTACGAACCCCTGATGGTCATCGAAGGGAGGTACTCTGACTTCACTGAGTACGAGACTCCACTGCTCGGCCTCCTCGCCTCGTCGACAAGTGTCTCCACGCGGGCGGCCAGGTTCAGGATGGCGGCGGGAAACAAGTTACTTCTTAGTTTCGGCACGAGAAGAGTCCACCCCGCCCTCGTCGCTCTCGTCGAGCGCGCCTGCTATCTGGCCGGGTTCGACGGAGTATCCAACGTCCTCGGGGCGAAGCTGCTGAAAATCACCCCCTCTGGAACCATGCCGCACGCCCTCATCCAGATCCTGGGAGACCAAGAGCGCGCCTGGCGGCTCTTCGACAGGACAATCGCGAGGAGCGTCCCTCGGGTCGCGCTTGTCGATACGTTCTGGGACGAGAAAGCGGAGTCCATCAAGGCGTTCGAGGTGCTCGGGTCAAGGCTCTGGGGAGTGAGACTCGACACCCCCGCCTCCCGTCGGGGCGACTTCCGGAAAATCATAGAAGAGGTGAGGTGGGAGCTAGACATCAGGGGAGGAAAGAAGGTGAAGCTAATCGCCTCGGGCAGGCTCGACGAAGACTCTGTGAGGCAACTCAGGGACCTCGTTGATGGTTTCGGAGTGGGGACGGCCGTCGCTTATCCTCCGGTGATAGACCTCAGCGCAAAGATTGTCGAGGTCGTTGGTCGAGGTCGGAGGGAGTTCAGGGCGAAGAGGGGAGGGCTGGGAGGAAGGAAGGCGGTCTACAGGTCGAACGGGTTCAAAGACTCAGTCGCACTCGAAGGCTCACCCAAGCCGAGGGGCTCGTCGGCCCTGCTGAAGCCGCTGCTCGAGGACGGGAAGATTGTGCGGAGGTACGAGGGGATAGAGGGCATACGGTCCCGCCTCGCAGGCTCTCTCCGAGGTCTGGAGTCTTCACAGCCGTCGCTGACCTGGAGGTAG